Sequence from the Chitinophagales bacterium genome:
AAACTCTATCCGGTGGTTTTTCCATACGGCACGCTTGCTGTAAACCTCACTGGTTGCTTCCTGATCGGCGTATTTTATGCAATGGCAGAAAAAAACAATCTGCTTTCACCGGAATGGCGGCTGTTTCTTACAACAGGATTCTGCGGCGGCTTCACCACGTTTTCCGCATTTACCTATGAAGGCGTGCAGATGATGGACAACAAGGATTATTTATACCTGGGAATATATGCAGCAGTCAGCGTAGCGGCAGGCATCGCCGCCACGTATCTCGGAATATGGCTGACAAAATCCGTTGGCTGAAAGTTAGGGCAGGCACCTAAAAAGATTTCCAGCTGCACGATTTATTAATTGTCGTTCTTCTCTTAACAGTATATTGTTCGAACACACTATATTCGTCCATCACTAATTTAATATCATGGGTGCTTCATCGCTGATTGTGCTGATATGTGCTGCCGTGGCATTTTCCGCCGGCGGCATGGCTGTGGCTAAATTGCTGGTAAAAGGCAGCACCAATCCGGCTAAAGGACAAGCCTATGAATGTGGCATTCCTTCCAAAGGCACGCCATGGGATCAGTTTAATGTGGGCTATTATCTGTTTGCACTCATCTTTTTGATTTTTGATGTTGAACTGATTTTTATGTACCCGTGGGCCGTAGTGGTGAAGCAGGTCGGATGGCCCGCCCTGGTGGAGATCGTGATTTTTCTCTTCATCCTGTTCCTGGGTTTTCTGTATGCTCATAAAAAGGGAGCATTGAAATGGATGTGATGACTGAACCTGGTTATTCCGGTTACAGTAATCAGTTTTGATACAAACGATTTAATTTTCAAATTAAAATACGACGATTGGAAGCAGCTGATCCGATAACAGAGAAGCAATCATTTCCGGGGCAGGTTCATGAATTGCCGGGCGGAGGCGTTGTGCTGAGTAAGCTGGATGAAGTGATCAACTGGGCACGATCCAATTCATTATGGCCGCTCACCTTTGCAACGAGTTGCTGTGGCATAGAAATGATGTCGGTGGCCGGCGCGAAATACGATTTTTCCAGGTTTGGATTTGAAGTGGCGCGCGCCACACCGCGGCAGGCCGATGTGATTATTATCGCAGGTACCATCGTGAACAAGATGGCGCCGGTGCTGAAGCGATTGTATGATCAGATGGCAGAACCGAAGTACGTGATTGCCATGGGTGCCTGCGCCATCAGCGGCGGCCCTTTTTTCTACAACACCTATTCCGTGGTGAAGGGCGCCGACCATGTGATTCCGGTAGATGTTTACGTTGCCGGATGTCCGCCGCGCCCCGAGGCACTGCTCAACGCGCTCATCACCCTGCAGGAAAAAATAAGAAGTGGTGCCACACGGGAACAGATTAAAAGCGGAGCGCAGGATATGCCGTAACATCAACCGGCAAGATCGAATGACCTGTAAGGCATAAAAATGCCGGAAGAAAAATGACCAACGAAGAATTAAAGACAAAAATCACCCTCCTTTCGCCGGGAGCCGCGTTTGAGGAAGCCACCGAATGGCTGACCGTGCTGGCCGATCCGTTGAACTGGAAGAATCTTGCAACGCAACTGCGCAATGATGATTTATTGAAGTTCGACTACTTGTTCTGCCTCACCTGTGTCGACTGGAAATCACACCTGTCAGTCATCTATCATCTTACTTCCACTGCTTACCGTCACCATGTAGTGGTGAAGGCAAAACTCGATCGCGGCAATCCGGAGATAGAAACCGTCAGTGACATCTGGCGCACGGCGGAATTTCATGAGCGGGAAGTATTTGAATTATTCGGTGTCACATTTCTGCATCATCCTGATCTGCGGCGATTGATTCTGCCCGATGATTTTGAAGGATTTCCGTTGAGAAAAGATTTTGAAGATCCGGTGAATATGATAAAACTGTAACCCAAAGAACAGGATGGCAGGAGCGGCATCATTTCAGCAGCAACCATCCGCTGTAAAAAAACAATTATGACAGAAGAAGTAGGCACCACGCAAGAAGGCGACCTGATCATCAACATCGGGCCGCAGCATCCTTCCACGCATGGTGTGCTGCATCTTGTGGTAACGCTGAGAGGCGAAACCATCCTGAAAGTAGAACCTCACCTTGGTTATATCCACCGTTCCATAGAAAAAATGTGCGAGTCGCTGACCTACCGGCAGTTCATCTATGTGACAAGCAGGATGGATTACCTCTCCGCTCACATCAATAATCACGGTTGTGCCTTATGCGTGGAGAAGGGCATGCAGATAGAGATTCCGCCGCGGGCACAGGTGATACGCGTACTGATGGATGAACTGACCCGTATCGCATCGCATGAGCTGTGGTGGGGAGCAATGTCAATGGACCTTGGCGCCTTCACTCCCTTCTTTCATGCTTTCCGCGAACGCGAAACCATTAACGATATCATGGAAGAAACCTGTGGTGCCCGGTTGACCATGAATTATATGGTGCCCGGCGGCGTGATGTACGACCTTCATCCCAACTTCCAAAAACGGGTAAAGGATTTTCTGCAACTCTACAAACTGAAAATCGGCGAATATGATGACCTGATCACTGGCAATATTATTTTTCAAAACAGGATGAAGCAGGTAGGCATACTGAGTAAGGAAGATGCCATCTCCTATGGTTGTACCGGCCCGGTGGCACGGGGCAGCGGTGTCAGTTGCGACATCCGGAAGCTTTATCCGTATGAAGTGTATGATAAGCTGCAGTTTGAAGAGGTGCTGGAACAGGGTGGCGATTCTTTTTCAAGATATCTCGTTAGACTGCGCGAGATGAATCAGTCCATCAGCATCGTCGAACAACTGATTGACAATATTCCCGAAGGAGACTTTCAGGCCAAAACAAAAGCAGTTTTAAAATTGCCGAAAGGAGAATTCTATACAAGAGTGGAAACTGCTCGCGGCGAACTCGGTGTATACATAGTGAGCGAAGGCGGCACAACGCCTTACCGGATCAAATTCCGTTCACCGGGCTTCTCCAATCTTTCCGCGCTCAATCACATGGTGAAAGGCAGCAAGATCGGAGACCTTGTGGCTACGATGGGAACACTGGACCTGGTAATACCTGATATTGACAGATGATGCTACTCAAGAACTGCAGGATGAACGGAAAATATTCAGGGTTTAATGTTATGCATAACTGAACGGTTAACAATGACAATTAACAATGTGGAGTTTTGAAGGCATAACCAATTGGGTGAATAACTGGCTGAATGCGACCTTTC
This genomic interval carries:
- a CDS encoding NADH-quinone oxidoreductase subunit C, with the protein product MTNEELKTKITLLSPGAAFEEATEWLTVLADPLNWKNLATQLRNDDLLKFDYLFCLTCVDWKSHLSVIYHLTSTAYRHHVVVKAKLDRGNPEIETVSDIWRTAEFHEREVFELFGVTFLHHPDLRRLILPDDFEGFPLRKDFEDPVNMIKL
- a CDS encoding NADH-quinone oxidoreductase subunit D, coding for MTEEVGTTQEGDLIINIGPQHPSTHGVLHLVVTLRGETILKVEPHLGYIHRSIEKMCESLTYRQFIYVTSRMDYLSAHINNHGCALCVEKGMQIEIPPRAQVIRVLMDELTRIASHELWWGAMSMDLGAFTPFFHAFRERETINDIMEETCGARLTMNYMVPGGVMYDLHPNFQKRVKDFLQLYKLKIGEYDDLITGNIIFQNRMKQVGILSKEDAISYGCTGPVARGSGVSCDIRKLYPYEVYDKLQFEEVLEQGGDSFSRYLVRLREMNQSISIVEQLIDNIPEGDFQAKTKAVLKLPKGEFYTRVETARGELGVYIVSEGGTTPYRIKFRSPGFSNLSALNHMVKGSKIGDLVATMGTLDLVIPDIDR
- a CDS encoding NADH-quinone oxidoreductase subunit A; protein product: MGASSLIVLICAAVAFSAGGMAVAKLLVKGSTNPAKGQAYECGIPSKGTPWDQFNVGYYLFALIFLIFDVELIFMYPWAVVVKQVGWPALVEIVIFLFILFLGFLYAHKKGALKWM
- a CDS encoding NADH-quinone oxidoreductase subunit B, whose product is MKIRRLEAADPITEKQSFPGQVHELPGGGVVLSKLDEVINWARSNSLWPLTFATSCCGIEMMSVAGAKYDFSRFGFEVARATPRQADVIIIAGTIVNKMAPVLKRLYDQMAEPKYVIAMGACAISGGPFFYNTYSVVKGADHVIPVDVYVAGCPPRPEALLNALITLQEKIRSGATREQIKSGAQDMP
- the crcB gene encoding fluoride efflux transporter CrcB, whose amino-acid sequence is MNKLVLIVGVGGFLGTVARFLSQQLVYKLYPVVFPYGTLAVNLTGCFLIGVFYAMAEKNNLLSPEWRLFLTTGFCGGFTTFSAFTYEGVQMMDNKDYLYLGIYAAVSVAAGIAATYLGIWLTKSVG